One Brassica oleracea var. oleracea cultivar TO1000 chromosome C7, BOL, whole genome shotgun sequence genomic window carries:
- the LOC106306559 gene encoding transmembrane protein 56-B-like yields the protein MSSTSLQTIGAIKAYHHQAQHLVNNYLLADPFIPYTSVLTGIFLCKVVYDLCHFISNSHSKTYIILTKIQRIEWNNRGISTVHAIFISAMSLYFVFWSDLFSDRWHNDLVVFRSSRLSSLGLGLSIGYFIADLGMIFWKYPSLGGLEYILHHSLSGVAVAYSLFSGEGQLYTYMVLISEITTPEINLRWYLDTAGMKKSMAYVVNGVFIFLAWLVARILLFIYMFYHVYLHYNQVMRMHIFGYALVFGVPAALGVMNLIWFGKIVRGVKKTLAKRCEC from the exons ATGTCGTCGACCTCTTTGCAAACGATTGGTGCCATAAAGGCTTATCATCATCAAGCTCAGCATTTGGTCAACAACTACCTCTTGGCTGATCCTTTTATTCCTTACACCTCTGTTCTCACCGGCATTTTCCTCTGCAAAGTG GTCTATGATCTTTGTCACTTCATCAGCAACTCACATTCCAAGACCTATATCATCCTCACCAAGATTCAACGAATCGAATGGAACAACCG TGGTATCTCAACGGTTCATGCTATCTTTATCTCCGCAATGTCGCTCTACTTTGTCTTCTGGTCCGATCTCTTTTCCGATAGGTGGCACAATGATCTTGTTGTGTTCCGGAGCTCACGTCTTTCCTCTCTCGGTCTAGGG TTATCCATTGGTTACTTCATTGCTGATCTTGGGATGATCTTCTGGAAATATCCTTCTTTGGGTGGACTTGAGTAT ATTTTGCATCACTCGCTATCAGGGGTAGCAGTTGCCTACTCCTTGTTTTCCGGGGAAGGACAGTTGTATACATACATGGTCCTCATCTCCGAGATTACAACCCCCGAGATCAACTTGAGATG GTACCTGGACACAGCTGGTATGAAGAAGTCGATGGCATATGTTGTCAATGGCGTTTTCATCTTCTTGGCGTGGCTG GTTGCTAGAATTCTACTATTTATATACATGTTTTATCATGTCTATCTGCACTACAACCAG GTCATGAGGATGCACATCTTTGGATACGCTCTGGTATTTGGGGTACCAGCTGCGCTCGGTGTCATGAACTTGATATGGTTCGGTAAGATTGTGAGAGGAGTAAAGAAAACATTAGCAAAGAGATGTGAATGCTGA